A single genomic interval of Spirosoma taeanense harbors:
- a CDS encoding protein kinase family protein, translating to MFPSISEYIQAIELSTETLKTLAHWIPLRKPNGQLYFSSGNFAVVFRMQDSRTGELMALRCFLRPEPQRQTRLWFIGRYLTEHYLPYLMPFSYHPTELWVDTRFGATAEFDVVSMPWAEGQPLAEYVVEQCRERNCKALQQLARRFDKLACWLIGQPFAHGDLKPDNILIDPNGLLTLIDYDGFYVPLLEGLTAIETGTSPYRHPQRTLTHYDRHIDDFSLLALSLELHALSIAPELKQEADSLLLLPQTVQKPFHSPFWEQLRKLESRVVSVRASLLEYALHSQAGQIVPLRRILSGRK from the coding sequence ATGTTCCCATCCATCAGTGAATACATCCAGGCGATTGAGCTATCTACAGAAACGCTCAAAACATTAGCGCATTGGATACCTTTACGCAAACCGAACGGTCAACTATATTTCAGCAGCGGGAATTTTGCTGTAGTGTTCAGAATGCAGGACAGTCGAACCGGTGAGTTAATGGCGCTACGCTGTTTTCTACGGCCGGAGCCCCAACGCCAGACTCGCCTGTGGTTCATCGGTCGTTACCTGACTGAGCATTACTTACCGTATCTGATGCCTTTCTCGTACCACCCTACTGAATTATGGGTCGATACACGCTTCGGAGCAACAGCTGAGTTTGACGTAGTATCGATGCCCTGGGCAGAGGGGCAGCCGTTGGCCGAATATGTCGTCGAACAATGTAGGGAAAGGAATTGTAAGGCACTGCAGCAATTAGCCCGCCGGTTCGATAAACTAGCTTGCTGGCTGATTGGTCAACCGTTTGCCCACGGGGATTTGAAGCCGGACAACATCCTGATCGATCCAAATGGGTTACTAACCCTGATTGACTACGATGGGTTTTATGTGCCGCTGCTGGAAGGGCTAACCGCAATAGAGACAGGTACCTCTCCGTACCGCCATCCGCAACGCACGCTAACACACTATGACCGACACATCGATGATTTTAGCCTGCTTGCTCTTTCGCTCGAACTGCACGCGCTGAGCATAGCGCCTGAATTAAAACAGGAAGCCGACAGCCTGTTATTGTTACCCCAAACCGTTCAGAAACCGTTCCATTCTCCTTTTTGGGAGCAGTTGCGCAAACTGGAATCCAGGGTGGTTTCTGTCCGGGCTTCCCTATTGGAATATGCCCTCCATTCGCAGGCAGGACAAATTGTCCCATTAAGGCGGATACTATCGGGCCGAAAATAA